One Cystobacter fuscus DSM 2262 genomic window carries:
- a CDS encoding TonB-dependent receptor plug domain-containing protein — translation MGWVLGLLVSVPALARQGEPSVDGGIAEEAPVIQTVVTASRSVERLQDTPVAVEVITRRDIEATGARDLAEALGARPGLELRRGFAGTELRVQGLSPEYTLVLVDGERVTGRLGGALDFSRFSTEDIEQVEIIRGPSSVLYGSDAVAGVVNIITRKAQRPLGATAQASLGGLWQFEADGSAELRGERAGLRLSGGFQRRDGYDLTPDTPATTGSSLEGFQVSGRGDVRVTDALRLEARAGASRQVQRGVDEGVAGALFDRASQNESQEVTLAPSWVLSPTGSLQLSGRYSRFRHRYVSDQRQSSALDQVEETREQMARVGLQLDQTLAQAHQLVVGVEAIGETLDSDRLSSPGQRGRLSLYGQDSWKTPLPVALHVVPGLRLDVDSEFGTVLTPRLAVRLEPVEALTVRASYGLAFRAPSFQEQLIDFENPSVGYVVAGNPALRPEHSRGATVSAEWRVGSRSLLWTNLFRNDLSDMITVVQDPLSPTLRFSYDNVARATVQGAEVGFKQRLPLGAWLDVGYTFIHARDLEEDRPLEGQSAHRLTTQLGLRYRPWRLEASVQGSWVGPRPYYQAPDGTARTVLAPAYATLDARLAHGVLESVRLFVAGRNLLGAGEPNYLPIPPRAFYAGLILDV, via the coding sequence ATGGGATGGGTTCTCGGGTTGCTCGTGAGCGTGCCGGCGCTGGCACGGCAGGGCGAGCCGTCCGTGGACGGAGGGATCGCCGAGGAGGCGCCGGTGATACAGACGGTGGTGACGGCGTCGCGCTCGGTGGAGCGGCTCCAGGACACCCCGGTGGCCGTCGAGGTCATCACCCGCAGGGACATCGAGGCCACGGGCGCGAGAGACCTGGCCGAGGCGCTGGGCGCGCGGCCGGGCCTGGAGTTGCGGCGCGGCTTCGCGGGCACGGAGCTGCGGGTCCAGGGACTGTCCCCCGAGTACACCCTCGTGCTGGTGGACGGCGAGCGCGTGACGGGGCGGCTCGGCGGGGCCCTGGACTTCTCCCGGTTCTCCACGGAGGACATCGAACAGGTGGAGATCATCCGGGGCCCCTCCTCGGTCCTCTATGGCAGCGACGCCGTGGCGGGCGTGGTGAACATCATCACCCGCAAGGCCCAGCGGCCGCTGGGGGCCACGGCCCAGGCCTCGCTCGGCGGCCTGTGGCAGTTCGAGGCGGATGGCTCCGCGGAGCTGCGCGGCGAACGGGCGGGACTGCGGCTCAGTGGCGGCTTCCAGCGCCGGGATGGCTATGACCTGACCCCCGACACCCCGGCCACCACGGGCAGCTCGCTCGAGGGCTTCCAGGTCTCCGGGCGCGGCGACGTGCGCGTGACGGACGCGCTCCGGCTCGAGGCCCGGGCGGGCGCGTCCCGGCAGGTGCAACGGGGCGTCGACGAGGGCGTGGCCGGCGCGCTGTTCGATCGCGCGAGCCAGAACGAGAGCCAGGAGGTGACGCTGGCCCCCTCGTGGGTGCTCTCCCCCACCGGCTCGCTCCAGCTCTCGGGCCGCTACTCGCGCTTCCGCCATCGCTACGTGTCGGATCAACGCCAGTCCTCCGCGCTGGATCAGGTGGAGGAGACGCGCGAGCAGATGGCGCGGGTGGGCCTCCAGCTCGACCAGACCCTGGCCCAGGCGCACCAGCTCGTGGTGGGCGTCGAGGCGATTGGCGAGACGCTCGACTCCGATCGGCTCTCCAGCCCGGGCCAGCGTGGCCGGCTGTCCCTCTACGGACAGGACTCCTGGAAGACGCCCCTGCCGGTGGCGCTCCACGTCGTGCCCGGCCTGCGGCTGGACGTGGACTCGGAGTTCGGCACGGTGCTCACCCCCCGGCTCGCCGTGCGGCTGGAGCCGGTGGAGGCGCTCACGGTGCGCGCCAGCTACGGCCTCGCCTTCCGGGCGCCGAGCTTCCAGGAGCAGCTCATCGACTTCGAGAACCCCAGCGTGGGCTACGTGGTCGCGGGCAACCCCGCGCTGCGCCCCGAGCACTCGCGCGGCGCGACCGTGTCCGCGGAGTGGCGCGTCGGCAGCCGGAGCCTCCTGTGGACGAACCTGTTCCGCAACGACCTCTCCGACATGATCACCGTGGTGCAGGATCCACTCTCCCCCACCCTGCGCTTCAGCTACGACAACGTCGCGCGCGCCACCGTGCAGGGCGCCGAGGTGGGCTTCAAGCAGCGGCTGCCGCTCGGGGCGTGGCTGGACGTGGGTTACACGTTCATCCACGCGCGGGATCTCGAGGAGGACCGCCCTCTCGAGGGACAGAGCGCGCACCGGCTCACCACGCAGCTCGGCCTGCGCTACCGGCCCTGGCGCCTGGAGGCGTCCGTGCAGGGCTCCTGGGTGGGCCCCCGCCCCTACTACCAGGCCCCCGACGGCACGGCGCGAACCGTCCTCGCCCCCGCCTACGCGACCCTGGACGCGCGGCTTGCCCATGGGGTGCTGGAGTCGGTCCGGCTCTTCGTCGCCGGCCGCAACCTGCTGGGCGCGGGAGAGCCCAACTACCTGCCCATTCCGCCTCGCGCCTTCTACGCGGGGCTCATCCTCGACGTGTGA
- a CDS encoding TolC family protein: MPLMRSAFAVPICAWLVLCAPAVWAQGDTDSSAPSTEEPLTLERAVSLAAEQNETARAAGARAEAAEARVAKARAFFLPRLSVSGTYTRRPQELTREVGGETVVVQRANALGASVAARVPLLDARGFPLYQAAARDQEATALDAREARRQVAFQAANAFLSTLGQLQVADAAERRLALARQSLEDARARATAGLASTNDVTRAELDVATAEATLAEAVGQAETSRLELGYLLVTPTRGPLAPPETLLGEASRPVDAFAGLEQGALERRPDLLSARLRVEQQRALAREPLARLFPALSASAQYTFNNESGLSGRTGNGFLALELSWTLFDGGERYADRHERLALARALEWETVARERRVDVAVESARVSLRTAQASFARGEVAVRAARQNAEETSILYRQGLASSLALSDAQVSQYEAEVSLAQARYALGRALLELRAAVGLDPLGKEP, from the coding sequence ATGCCCTTGATGCGTTCCGCCTTCGCCGTCCCCATCTGTGCCTGGCTCGTCTTGTGTGCGCCCGCTGTGTGGGCCCAGGGGGACACCGATTCGTCGGCCCCATCCACCGAGGAGCCACTGACGCTGGAGCGCGCGGTGTCGCTCGCGGCCGAGCAGAACGAGACGGCGCGGGCGGCCGGAGCGCGGGCCGAGGCGGCCGAGGCGCGGGTGGCCAAGGCCCGGGCCTTCTTCTTGCCGCGACTCTCCGTCAGTGGCACCTACACCCGCCGTCCGCAGGAGCTGACACGGGAAGTGGGGGGCGAGACGGTGGTCGTCCAGCGTGCCAACGCCCTGGGCGCCAGTGTCGCCGCGCGGGTGCCGCTCCTCGACGCGCGCGGCTTCCCGCTGTACCAGGCGGCGGCGAGGGATCAGGAGGCGACGGCCCTGGATGCGCGGGAGGCGCGCCGGCAGGTGGCCTTCCAGGCCGCCAATGCCTTTTTGTCCACCCTGGGGCAGCTCCAGGTGGCGGACGCGGCCGAGCGCCGGCTCGCCCTGGCGCGGCAGTCGCTGGAGGATGCCCGGGCGCGGGCCACGGCGGGGCTGGCGAGCACCAATGACGTGACGCGCGCGGAGCTGGACGTGGCCACCGCGGAGGCGACGCTCGCCGAGGCGGTGGGACAGGCGGAGACGAGCCGCCTGGAGCTGGGCTACCTCCTGGTGACGCCCACGCGGGGCCCGCTGGCGCCGCCCGAGACGTTGCTCGGCGAGGCCTCGCGCCCCGTGGACGCGTTCGCGGGACTGGAGCAGGGGGCCCTGGAGCGTCGGCCGGATCTGCTCTCCGCGAGGCTGCGGGTGGAGCAGCAGCGGGCCCTGGCGCGCGAGCCCCTGGCGCGGCTGTTCCCCGCGCTCTCCGCCTCCGCGCAGTACACCTTCAACAACGAGTCGGGTCTGTCCGGGCGCACGGGCAATGGGTTCCTCGCGCTGGAGCTGTCCTGGACCCTGTTCGATGGGGGCGAGCGCTACGCGGATCGCCACGAGCGGCTCGCCCTGGCGCGGGCGCTGGAGTGGGAGACGGTGGCGCGCGAGCGGCGGGTGGACGTGGCGGTGGAGAGCGCGCGGGTGTCGCTGCGCACCGCCCAGGCGTCGTTCGCCCGCGGCGAGGTGGCCGTCCGGGCCGCGCGCCAGAACGCCGAGGAGACGAGCATCCTGTATCGTCAGGGACTCGCGTCCTCGCTGGCATTGAGTGACGCGCAGGTGAGTCAATACGAGGCCGAGGTCTCCCTGGCGCAGGCCCGGTACGCGCTGGGCAGGGCCCTGTTGGAGCTGCGGGCCGCGGTGGGACTCGATCCCCTTGGGAAGGAGCCGTAA
- a CDS encoding efflux RND transporter periplasmic adaptor subunit, producing the protein MTRGLGIALILTLACGKPSGEASAGGKGGGRGGGKGGPIEFPVEVEPVAARDVEYVISAVGSVEAFEQVQITARVAGVVEQVRFLEGQSVKKGQVLAEIEPTRYGIAVRAARAALERAEASRMQAQAASQRRASVNEVKPGLLPAEQLESAEALALGAAADTAAAKAAVEQAELNLRDAYVKAPLDGVLQTRTVQTGQYVQPGTVLATLLRREPLLLHFTVAEAEVGRVKPGMPARFTVRGDGRAYEGRVIHVADAADPASRMVKVMAEVAGAEAQGLRPGSFASVRVPVETAHGAPVIPQTAVRPSERGFLAFVVREGKARERVVELGLRTADGRVEVREGLEPGEQLVVRGGEALKEGVAVRLAKGDEPSFTGEPRVMSTDGGTGAVR; encoded by the coding sequence ATGACACGAGGGCTGGGCATCGCGCTCATCCTGACCCTGGCGTGTGGCAAGCCGTCCGGGGAGGCCTCCGCTGGCGGCAAGGGGGGCGGCCGGGGAGGGGGCAAGGGGGGACCCATCGAGTTCCCGGTGGAGGTGGAACCCGTGGCGGCGCGGGACGTGGAGTACGTCATCTCCGCGGTGGGCTCGGTGGAGGCGTTCGAGCAGGTGCAGATCACCGCGCGCGTGGCGGGCGTGGTGGAGCAGGTGCGCTTCCTGGAAGGGCAGTCGGTGAAGAAGGGGCAGGTGCTCGCGGAGATCGAGCCCACGCGCTACGGCATCGCGGTGCGCGCGGCGCGGGCGGCGCTGGAGCGGGCCGAGGCCTCGCGCATGCAGGCGCAGGCCGCGTCCCAGCGGCGCGCGTCGGTCAACGAGGTGAAGCCGGGCCTCCTGCCCGCCGAGCAGCTCGAGAGCGCGGAGGCGCTGGCGCTCGGGGCGGCGGCGGACACGGCGGCGGCGAAGGCGGCGGTGGAGCAGGCGGAGCTGAACCTGCGTGACGCGTACGTGAAGGCGCCGCTGGATGGGGTGCTTCAGACGCGCACGGTGCAGACGGGGCAGTACGTGCAGCCGGGCACGGTGCTGGCCACGCTGCTGCGCCGCGAGCCGCTGCTCCTGCACTTCACCGTGGCGGAGGCGGAAGTGGGGCGGGTGAAGCCCGGCATGCCGGCGCGCTTCACGGTGCGCGGGGACGGGCGCGCCTACGAGGGCCGCGTCATCCACGTGGCGGACGCGGCGGATCCAGCGAGCCGCATGGTGAAGGTGATGGCCGAGGTGGCAGGCGCGGAGGCCCAGGGACTGCGGCCGGGCTCGTTCGCCTCGGTGAGGGTTCCGGTGGAGACGGCCCACGGGGCGCCCGTCATTCCCCAGACGGCGGTGCGCCCGAGTGAGCGTGGCTTCCTGGCCTTCGTGGTGCGCGAGGGCAAGGCGCGCGAGCGCGTGGTGGAGTTGGGCCTGCGCACGGCGGATGGGCGCGTGGAGGTGCGGGAGGGGCTCGAGCCCGGCGAGCAGCTCGTGGTGCGGGGCGGCGAGGCCCTCAAGGAGGGCGTGGCGGTGCGGCTGGCCAAGGGGGACGAGCCGTCCTTCACCGGCGAGCCCCGCGTGATGAGTACGGATGGCGGCACGGGAGCGGTGCGATGA
- a CDS encoding HmuY family protein, whose protein sequence is MQRTARQSRHRWALGPFLLLGLAACGEDIQPEPGPALPTDGEPAPLFRHTRESDGSVTTIVDATDGAAWRALDLDTSEAAEAAVQSAWDVSFQRFHIRTRGGVNGTGGVGVALLPDTFESITQAPASGYHEDAADSDDTDSEPDNVFERVEDGWYSYDVMTHTLTPRARTYVLRSDAGRYFKLRMLSYYDPAGSPAVLSFRWKQVDPPSPSLTHARGRLP, encoded by the coding sequence ATGCAACGCACCGCCAGGCAGTCGCGACACCGCTGGGCCCTGGGCCCCTTCCTGCTGCTCGGCCTCGCCGCGTGCGGCGAGGACATCCAACCGGAGCCGGGCCCGGCTCTGCCCACGGACGGCGAGCCGGCCCCCTTGTTCCGCCACACCCGCGAGTCTGACGGCTCGGTGACCACGATCGTCGACGCGACCGATGGGGCGGCGTGGCGCGCCCTGGACCTGGACACGAGCGAGGCCGCGGAGGCCGCCGTGCAGTCCGCCTGGGATGTGTCCTTCCAGCGCTTCCACATCCGCACGCGCGGAGGCGTCAACGGCACGGGCGGCGTCGGGGTGGCGCTGCTGCCGGACACCTTCGAGTCGATCACCCAGGCGCCCGCCTCGGGCTACCACGAGGATGCCGCGGACAGCGACGACACGGACAGCGAGCCGGACAACGTCTTCGAGCGGGTGGAGGACGGCTGGTACAGCTACGACGTGATGACCCACACGCTCACGCCGCGCGCGCGGACCTACGTCCTGCGCAGCGACGCGGGCCGCTACTTCAAGCTGCGGATGCTGAGCTACTACGACCCGGCTGGCTCTCCCGCGGTGCTCTCCTTCCGGTGGAAGCAGGTGGATCCACCGAGCCCTTCCCTGACACACGCACGAGGACGACTCCCATGA
- a CDS encoding efflux RND transporter permease subunit — MNITEVCIKKPVFAWMLMAATITFGLVAAQRIGISQFPDVDYPVISIGVTWEGASPEAVESDIIEPLEEAVMQVEGVKSITSSARQSSGSITVELDLARNVDLSLQDVQAKVSQAQRRLPEDMDPPVVSKSNPEDQPIMTVGVSGPFSPQYLSDFARYRLKELLQTVPGVGEVALNSSLERNVRIWVDAAKLDARGLTVADVLAALQREHVELPAGRIEAEGREINVRVMGEALDLETLRHLVVREAEGAPVYLSDVALVEDGFEDQRRLARVNGEPAQGLGIKKQRGANAVAVAQGVREKMAQIQADAPEGLEVSVNFDSTQFIEESVHEIEFELLLACLLTALVCWAFLGSLSSTFNVILAIPMSLLGTVAVIYFLGFTLNTFTLLGLSLAVGIVVDDAIMVMENIFRHAEEGADRVRAAREGTHEITFAALAATLAVVAIFLPVIFMKGIIGKFFLQFGVTLCVAVLLSYVEAITLAPARCAQLLKTGREGRGRVGLAVDRAFQWLEGRYGGVLARALRHPWWVLGGAVVLLAVSGLAFKTLSSEFVPSQDQSRLMVRMQTPVGSTLEESNRLFQKAEAFLLGRPEVARLYAVVGGGGGVSSVNGGMLNVTLVPPDQRMSQAEFQQVLRKELNSYPGLRAVVMDLSQSGFTASRGFPVEFSVRGADWERLIEASTQIREQLQASGKVVDVDTDYQIGMPELRITPDRARAADLGVSMETVGSTLNSLVGGVRVGKYSTGGRRIDVRMRLLKDQRARPEDLSLLKVRTGSGELVPLSSLVAQEERPALQAITRRDRERAISIFANVAPGATQQEAMDTVERLAQELPGGTRVVFGGSSVAFQESISSLLFALVLGILVAYMVLASQFNSFLHPVTVLTILPLSIAGAAFAMAATGTTLNIFSMIGLLLLMGIVKKNSIILVDYALLQREQGADATEAMLRAGPVRLRPILMTTLATMMAAVPAALALGAGSETRAPMSVAVLGGLSLSTVLSLLVVPAFYVVADRMKTRLGRRLGGSSGDAPLPEGDKPGLAGP, encoded by the coding sequence ATGAACATCACCGAGGTCTGCATCAAGAAACCCGTCTTCGCCTGGATGTTGATGGCGGCCACCATCACCTTCGGGCTGGTGGCGGCGCAGCGCATCGGCATCAGCCAGTTTCCGGATGTGGACTACCCCGTCATCAGCATCGGCGTGACGTGGGAGGGCGCTTCGCCCGAGGCGGTGGAGAGCGACATCATCGAGCCGCTGGAGGAAGCGGTGATGCAGGTGGAGGGCGTCAAGTCCATCACCTCCAGCGCGCGGCAGTCGAGCGGCTCCATCACGGTGGAGCTGGACTTGGCGCGCAACGTGGACCTGTCGTTGCAGGACGTGCAGGCCAAGGTGAGCCAGGCCCAGCGCCGGCTGCCGGAGGACATGGATCCGCCGGTCGTCTCCAAGAGCAACCCCGAGGATCAGCCCATCATGACGGTGGGCGTGTCCGGTCCCTTCTCCCCGCAGTACCTCTCCGACTTCGCCCGCTACCGGCTCAAGGAGCTGCTGCAGACGGTGCCCGGGGTGGGGGAGGTGGCGCTCAACAGCTCGCTGGAGCGCAACGTGCGCATCTGGGTGGACGCGGCGAAGCTGGACGCGCGGGGGCTCACCGTCGCGGACGTGCTCGCCGCGCTGCAACGCGAGCACGTGGAGCTGCCCGCCGGGCGCATCGAGGCGGAGGGCCGGGAGATCAACGTGCGCGTGATGGGCGAGGCGTTGGATCTGGAGACGCTGCGCCACCTCGTGGTGCGCGAGGCCGAGGGGGCACCCGTCTACCTGTCCGACGTGGCGCTGGTGGAGGATGGCTTCGAGGACCAGCGCCGCCTGGCGCGCGTCAACGGCGAGCCCGCGCAGGGCCTGGGCATCAAGAAGCAGCGCGGTGCCAACGCCGTCGCGGTGGCCCAGGGCGTGCGCGAGAAGATGGCGCAGATCCAGGCGGATGCCCCCGAGGGCCTGGAGGTGAGCGTCAACTTCGACTCCACCCAGTTCATCGAGGAGAGCGTGCACGAGATCGAGTTCGAGCTGCTGCTCGCGTGCCTCCTGACGGCGCTGGTGTGCTGGGCGTTCCTCGGCTCGCTCTCGAGCACCTTCAACGTCATCCTCGCCATCCCCATGTCGCTGCTCGGCACGGTGGCGGTCATCTACTTCCTGGGCTTCACGCTCAACACCTTCACGCTGCTGGGGCTGTCACTGGCGGTGGGCATCGTGGTGGATGACGCCATCATGGTGATGGAGAACATCTTCCGGCACGCGGAGGAGGGCGCGGACCGGGTACGTGCCGCGCGCGAGGGCACGCACGAGATCACCTTCGCGGCCCTGGCGGCCACGCTGGCGGTGGTGGCCATCTTCCTGCCCGTCATCTTCATGAAGGGCATCATCGGCAAGTTCTTCCTCCAGTTCGGCGTCACGCTGTGCGTGGCGGTGCTGCTGTCGTACGTGGAGGCCATCACCCTGGCGCCGGCGCGCTGCGCGCAGCTGCTCAAGACGGGGCGCGAGGGGCGCGGCCGGGTGGGGCTCGCCGTGGATCGCGCCTTCCAGTGGTTGGAGGGGCGCTATGGCGGGGTGCTCGCGCGCGCGCTGCGCCATCCCTGGTGGGTGCTGGGCGGGGCGGTGGTGCTGCTGGCGGTGTCCGGGCTGGCCTTCAAGACGCTGTCGAGCGAGTTCGTGCCCTCGCAGGATCAGAGCCGGTTGATGGTGCGGATGCAGACGCCGGTGGGCAGCACGCTGGAGGAGAGCAACCGGCTGTTCCAGAAGGCCGAGGCCTTCCTGCTCGGGCGGCCCGAGGTGGCGCGGCTCTACGCGGTGGTGGGCGGTGGTGGCGGGGTGAGCAGCGTCAATGGTGGCATGCTCAACGTCACCCTGGTGCCGCCGGATCAGCGCATGAGCCAGGCCGAGTTCCAGCAGGTGTTGCGCAAGGAACTCAATTCCTATCCGGGGCTGCGCGCGGTGGTGATGGACTTGTCGCAGAGTGGCTTCACCGCCTCGCGCGGCTTCCCGGTGGAGTTCAGCGTGCGTGGCGCGGACTGGGAGCGGCTCATCGAGGCGAGCACGCAGATTCGCGAGCAGCTCCAGGCGAGCGGCAAGGTGGTGGACGTGGACACCGACTACCAGATTGGCATGCCCGAGCTGCGCATCACCCCGGATCGGGCGCGCGCCGCGGATCTGGGGGTGTCCATGGAGACGGTGGGCAGCACGCTCAACTCGCTGGTGGGCGGGGTGCGCGTGGGCAAGTACAGCACGGGCGGGCGGCGCATCGACGTGCGCATGCGCCTGCTCAAGGATCAGCGCGCGCGGCCGGAGGACTTGTCTCTGCTCAAGGTGCGGACCGGGTCGGGTGAACTGGTGCCGTTGTCGTCGCTGGTGGCGCAGGAGGAGCGCCCGGCGCTGCAGGCCATCACCCGGAGGGATCGCGAGCGTGCCATCAGCATCTTCGCCAACGTGGCCCCGGGCGCCACGCAGCAGGAGGCGATGGACACGGTGGAGCGTCTGGCCCAGGAGCTGCCTGGAGGCACGCGCGTGGTGTTCGGCGGCTCGAGCGTGGCCTTCCAGGAGTCCATCAGCAGCCTGCTCTTCGCGTTGGTGCTGGGAATTCTCGTGGCCTACATGGTGCTCGCCTCGCAGTTCAACTCGTTCCTGCACCCGGTGACGGTGCTCACCATCCTGCCGTTGTCCATCGCCGGGGCGGCCTTCGCGATGGCGGCCACGGGCACGACGCTCAACATCTTCAGCATGATCGGCCTGCTGTTGCTCATGGGCATCGTGAAGAAGAACTCCATCATCCTGGTGGACTACGCGCTGTTGCAGCGCGAGCAGGGGGCGGACGCGACCGAGGCCATGCTTCGCGCGGGGCCGGTGCGCCTGCGGCCCATCCTCATGACGACGCTGGCCACGATGATGGCGGCGGTGCCGGCGGCGCTGGCGCTGGGCGCGGGCAGCGAGACACGCGCCCCCATGTCGGTGGCGGTGCTCGGAGGACTGTCGCTGTCCACGGTGCTCAGCCTGCTGGTGGTGCCCGCCTTCTACGTGGTGGCGGACCGGATGAAGACGCGGCTGGGGCGGCGCTTGGGTGGCTCCTCCGGGGATGCGCCTCTTCCCGAGGGAGACAAGCCCGGGCTCGCCGGGCCCTGA
- a CDS encoding MXAN_6640 family putative metalloprotease: protein MRLPVWPLFLIAGCGDPARPPHEVFEEESRTLLLGGRPTEATAEPPRFEPGEPVESVVSPGGRFRIHFSRSGPNAVALADAEGNGVPDAVDTVARTYDAVAAFYAELGYRSPPEDSGGSGEAGGDGRFDVYLVDFAGRADGAFRREDCLSVELGCHGYMLQENDFAGYAYASYEQAVTTLASHEFFHAVQAAYGTALGRVAEEGTAVWASERFAPELDDLEHFVPAYLSRADRSLVVEPDGPAQSFSYGASLFFQFLGERLGDGILRAMWEESVRAPSSHWAELLERVLRRDAGTDFDTAFSEFAAWNLATGQRAREGSGYARGAGYSGLVPAARDLPVDEPSVRVAAASTRYFDVAGGTPGVSVSFEPREGTDSAGLHLLVVAVTEREVLRIVRADGPGVLSARVSAEDATRVVVAVVNGRHSGDGRYGRLRISSEAPAESPSGEPSRGCQSAPGAVPGALLLAAAWWAIPRRRTH from the coding sequence ATGAGGCTCCCCGTGTGGCCGCTGTTCCTGATCGCCGGGTGTGGCGACCCGGCTCGGCCGCCGCATGAAGTGTTCGAGGAGGAGTCGCGGACGTTGCTCCTGGGGGGACGACCCACCGAGGCCACGGCGGAGCCACCGCGATTCGAGCCCGGCGAGCCGGTGGAGTCGGTGGTGTCTCCCGGAGGCCGCTTCCGGATCCACTTCTCGCGGAGCGGACCCAACGCGGTGGCGCTCGCGGACGCGGAGGGCAACGGTGTTCCGGATGCAGTGGACACCGTGGCGCGCACCTACGACGCCGTGGCGGCCTTCTACGCGGAGTTGGGCTACCGCTCGCCGCCCGAGGACTCCGGAGGCTCCGGCGAGGCGGGAGGCGACGGACGCTTCGACGTCTACCTGGTGGACTTCGCCGGACGGGCGGATGGGGCCTTCCGGCGCGAGGACTGCCTCTCGGTGGAGCTGGGTTGCCACGGGTACATGCTCCAGGAGAACGACTTCGCCGGCTATGCCTATGCCTCCTACGAGCAGGCCGTGACGACGCTGGCGAGCCATGAGTTCTTCCACGCCGTGCAGGCGGCATATGGCACGGCGCTCGGACGCGTGGCGGAGGAAGGCACGGCGGTGTGGGCCTCCGAACGCTTCGCTCCCGAGCTGGACGACCTGGAGCACTTCGTCCCGGCATACCTGTCGCGCGCGGATCGCAGCCTGGTGGTGGAGCCGGACGGACCGGCGCAGTCCTTCAGTTATGGGGCCTCGCTCTTCTTCCAATTCCTCGGCGAGCGCCTGGGCGACGGAATACTCCGGGCGATGTGGGAGGAGAGCGTGCGCGCGCCCTCCTCGCACTGGGCGGAGCTGCTGGAGAGGGTGCTGCGCCGCGACGCGGGCACGGACTTCGACACCGCGTTCAGCGAGTTCGCCGCGTGGAACCTGGCCACCGGGCAGCGCGCGCGGGAAGGCAGTGGGTACGCACGGGGCGCGGGCTACTCCGGGCTCGTTCCCGCCGCCAGGGACCTGCCGGTGGACGAGCCCTCGGTGCGCGTGGCGGCTGCCTCGACGCGTTACTTCGACGTGGCGGGCGGGACACCGGGCGTCTCGGTGTCCTTCGAGCCGAGGGAGGGCACGGACAGCGCGGGGCTGCACCTGCTGGTGGTGGCGGTGACCGAGCGCGAGGTGCTGCGCATCGTCCGCGCGGACGGGCCCGGAGTGCTCTCCGCCCGGGTCTCCGCCGAGGACGCCACGCGCGTGGTGGTGGCGGTGGTGAACGGGCGCCACTCGGGCGACGGCCGCTATGGCCGGCTGCGCATCTCCTCCGAGGCTCCGGCCGAGTCTCCGTCCGGGGAGCCCTCCCGCGGGTGCCAGAGCGCCCCCGGAGCCGTCCCCGGGGCACTGCTCCTCGCCGCCGCGTGGTGGGCCATTCCGAGACGACGGACTCACTGA
- a CDS encoding HmuY family protein, whose amino-acid sequence MKTRPFPETRVKHGMPRGPWHIAPLTLALWLGACGVNEPVDPPPVEAPRCEASPVRCAERSIDQLNLLTTVSTGEIREEGTVAGEFQTYVDARAGGASATQSYTYGRFTPQGLSRVAVDDQAALASTDWDIALRRYTIRVNSGVSGPSCVAVARTPAGTSFESVTAVDAAWGFSTEDYFTESCEAIPGQYGLGLATRLEDFWGYEACLSMTGAVFVLRLADGRHVKLQVMHYYDPEPQRVCDETGEVPQPSGAAQLRIRWAFLP is encoded by the coding sequence ATGAAGACCCGCCCCTTCCCCGAGACCCGAGTGAAGCACGGCATGCCGCGAGGCCCCTGGCACATCGCCCCCCTGACGCTGGCCCTGTGGCTGGGCGCCTGTGGCGTCAACGAGCCCGTGGATCCGCCCCCGGTCGAGGCCCCGCGGTGCGAGGCGAGCCCGGTGCGCTGCGCCGAGCGGAGCATCGATCAATTGAACCTGCTCACCACGGTCTCCACGGGGGAGATCCGCGAGGAGGGAACGGTCGCGGGCGAGTTCCAGACCTACGTGGACGCGCGGGCGGGAGGCGCCTCCGCCACGCAGTCGTATACCTATGGCCGCTTCACGCCCCAGGGCCTGAGCCGGGTGGCGGTGGATGACCAGGCGGCCCTGGCCTCGACGGACTGGGACATCGCCTTGCGCCGCTACACGATCCGGGTGAACAGCGGCGTGTCCGGCCCCTCGTGCGTCGCGGTGGCTCGGACTCCGGCGGGCACGAGCTTCGAGTCGGTGACGGCGGTGGACGCCGCCTGGGGGTTCAGCACCGAGGACTACTTCACCGAGTCCTGTGAGGCCATCCCCGGACAGTACGGCCTGGGCCTGGCGACGCGGCTGGAGGACTTCTGGGGCTATGAGGCCTGTCTGTCCATGACCGGCGCGGTGTTCGTGCTGCGCCTGGCGGATGGCAGGCACGTGAAGCTTCAGGTGATGCACTACTACGATCCGGAGCCGCAGCGGGTCTGCGATGAGACGGGCGAGGTGCCCCAACCCAGCGGCGCCGCCCAGCTGCGCATCCGGTGGGCCTTCCTGCCATGA